In Quercus lobata isolate SW786 chromosome 12, ValleyOak3.0 Primary Assembly, whole genome shotgun sequence, a genomic segment contains:
- the LOC115970929 gene encoding uncharacterized protein LOC115970929 has protein sequence MADFRCLSDTDDEEESAAVEELISQAKDLCVLEQVAAIRCSSFTDSVLPTDLESRFRKLKSFPLTNKPKPKPDHSANADFSLSKTPPNPKSPPELSVEKGVFSDLEENPDPVLKHESSKLSKSLSGSSSSMDFSPSPPKKTGCFFCLSPKKASSHDHHQKKKSKKSKESGLDWDMNNEFLSDLSTFSTKKQQKMLKKAMKEEEKINREAQKIVNWAKQSSARLNVVSGIHDDELSDSN, from the coding sequence ATGGCTGATTTCAGGTGCCTATCAGACACAGACGACGAGGAAGAGTCAGCAGCAGTGGAAGAGCTAATCTCACAAGCAAAAGACCTTTGTGTTCTTGAGCAAGTTGCTGCTATTCGCTGCTCTTCTTTCACTGACTCTGTCCTCCCCACTGACCTTGAGTCCCGCTTCCGCAAGCTCAAATCTTTTCCACTCACTAATAAGCCTAAGCCCAAGCCAGATCATTCTGCCAATGCCGATTTTTCGCTTTCAAAAACGCCTCCCAATCCAAAATCACCACCCGAATTGTCAGTGGAAAAGGGGGTTTTCTCAGATTTGGAAGAAAACCCAGATCCAGTTTTGAAGCATGAGTcttcaaaattatcaaaatctcTATCTGGGTCTTCGTCATCGATGGATTTTTCGCCTTCTCCGCCGAAGAAAACAGGTTGCTTTTTCTGCCTTTCTCCAAAGAAGGCTTCTTCTCATGatcatcatcagaagaagaagagtaagaAGAGTAAGGAGAGTGGTCTTGATTGGGACATGAACAATGAATTTTTATCGGATTTGAGCACCTTTTCGACGAAGAAGCAGCAGAAGATGCTAAAAAAGGCTatgaaagaggaagagaagatTAACCGGGAGGCCCAAAAAATTGTCAACTGGGCTAAGCAATCGTCTGCTAGGTTGAATGTTGTTTCGGGCATTCATGATGATGAGCTAAGTGATAGTAATTAG
- the LOC115970930 gene encoding uncharacterized protein LOC115970930, which produces MGSESPQRVVCCFCFSTNKNDGKKSRRYEVSGSNIDDKRWEKNDEILSDLSTFSVKEQERKLKKALEEEEKISREADRVVKWVKQESARMDASVIKTVLSNHDEETTK; this is translated from the coding sequence ATGGGGTCAGAGTCTCCGCAAAGAGTagtttgttgcttttgtttctcCACCAACAAGAACGATGGAAAGAAGAGTAGGAGATACGAGGTTTCAGGATCAAACATAGACGACAAAAGGTGGGAAAAGAACGATGAGATTTTATCAGACTTGAGCACCTTTTCGGTTAAGGAACAAGAAAGGAAGCTGAAGAAGGcattggaggaggaggagaagattAGTAGGGAAGCCGACAGGGTTGTCAAATGGGTGAAGCAAGAATCAGCAAGAATGGATGCTTCTGTAATCAAAACTGTGCTTAGTAATCATGATGAAGAAACAACCAAGTAA
- the LOC115970927 gene encoding probable serine/threonine-protein kinase PBL15 — MTKQSKPWRPFTANCCSVEDQTIFCNFSRCRPSRSEFSKDIAPLPSFRRLSFSDLSRSSSTRINEDLALSFGSDLHDFQLSELRAITQNFSSNFLLGEGGFGTVHKGYIDENLRQGLKAQAVAVKLLDIEGLQGHREWLAEVIFLGQLRHPHLVKLIGYCCEDEERLLVYEFMPRGSLENHLFKRISISLPWGTRVKIAIGAAKGLAFLHGAEQPVIYRDFKTSNILLDSDFTAKLSDFGLAKMGPEGSNTHVTTRVMGTYGYAAPEYISTGHLTTKSDVYSFGVVLLELITGRRSLDKTRPKSEQNLVDWAKPYLTSSRRLRCIIDPRLAGQYSVKGAKEMALLALQCISLNPKDRPKMPGVVETLENLQHYKDMAITCGQWPASSPKSTRNGVSTKVRMESKGGFHRKSTPITPSKKA; from the exons ATGACAAAGCAATCAAAGCCATGGAGACCATTTACAGCAAATTGCTGTTCAGTTGAAGACCAAACAATATTTTGCAACTTCAGCCGATGCAGACCATCAAGGTCAGAATTCTCTAAGGACATTGCTCCATTACCTTCATTTCGGAGACTATCTTTCTCTGATCTTAGTCGCTCTTCATCAACACGCATCAATGAAGATCTTGCACTGTCTTTTGGGTCGGACTTGCATGATTTTCAGCTAAGTGAGCTACGTGCAATAACTCAGAACTTCTCAAGCAACTTCTTATTAGGAGAAGGTGGGTTTGGAACAGTGCATAAGGGTTATATTGATGAAAACTTAAGACAGGGTTTGAAGGCTCAGGCAGTTGCTGTTAAGCTTTTGGACATTGAAGGCCTTCAAGGACACCGTGAATGGCTT GCTGAAGTGATATTTCTGGGGCAGCTGAGGCACCCACATCTAGTTAAACTGATAGGGTATTGTTGCGAGGATGAAGAAAGACTTCTTGTGTACGAGTTCATGCCTCGTGGCAGCCTAGAGAATCACTTGTTCAAAA GGATATCAATATCATTGCCGTGGGGCACAAGAGTGAAGATTGCAATAGGAGCAGCTAAAGGCCTTGCCTTTTTACATGGTGCTGAGCAGCCTGTCATATACCGCGACTTCAAAACTTCAAACATCTTGCTAGACTCT GATTTCACAGCCAAATTGTCAGATTTTGGGCTTGCTAAGATGGGACCAGAAGGATCTAACACACATGTTACCACTAGAGTGATGGGTACCTATGGGTATGCTGCCCCAGAATATATCTCAACAG GGCACTTAACTACAAAAAGTGACGTTTACAGCTTTGGGGTGGTGCTACTTGAACTAATTACAGGAAGAAGATCATTAGACAAAACAAGACCAAAGAGTGAGCAAAACCTGGTTGATTGGGCGAAGCCATACTTGACCAGTAGCCGAAGATTGCGGTGCATTATTGACCCAAGACTTGCAGGTCAGTATTCAGTCAAGGGAGCAAAGGAAATGGCACTTCTGGCATTGCAATGCATAAGTTTGAACCCCAAAGACAGACCAAAAATGCCAGGCGTTGTTGAAACACTTGAAAACTTGCAACATTATAAGGACATGGCAATCACTTGTGGACAATGGCCAGCATCATCACCAAAATCAACTAGAAATGGAGTCTCTACAAAAGTGAGGATGGAGAGTAAAGGTGGATTTCATAGAAAGTCCACTCCTATCACTCCCAGTAAGAAAGCATGA
- the LOC115970926 gene encoding uncharacterized protein LOC115970926, with the protein MALNINNSNNKPKKSISSSQSNLCTILFFIVLFTIPALFLLHTPTTSICTTFANHVKPWSGDLRAAQFAWNRLLFLQYPDQPPPIALKIAVFSRKWPIGTTPGGMERHAHTLHTALARRGHQVHVFTSPNQLGVISTTSSPYIHCHEGEPGRWRYNKAWEQFMEENKREPFDVVHSESVALPHYIARQLPNLAVSWHGIALESLQSDIFQDLARRPNEPISPAFNNTLQGVVPKVLNEIRFFKSYAHHVAISDSCGEMLRDVYQIPNKRVHVILNGVDEDEFGKDLSLGLEFRSRMGVPGNASLVLGVAGRLVKDKGHPLLYEAFTKLISKHPDVYLIVAGSGPWEQRYKDLGPQVLVLGSMSPSQLKAFYNAIDIFVNPTLRPQGLDLTLMEAMMSGKPVMASRFPSIKGTIVVDDEFGYMFAPNVESLLEALEAVVEEGSERLAQRGQACREYATSMFTARKMALAYERLFLCIKNESFCTYP; encoded by the coding sequence ATGGCTCTCAACATTAACAATAGCAACAACAAACCCAAGAAATCCATTTCCTCTTCCCAATCCAATCTATGTACCATCCTTTTCTTCATAGTTCTCTTCACCATCCCAGCcctttttctcctccacacacctACCACATCCATATGCACAACCTTTGCCAACCATGTCAAGCCTTGGTCGGGTGATCTTCGAGCAGCCCAATTTGCTTGGAACCGTCTTCTCTTCCTCCAATACCCTGACCAACCCCCACCTATTGCTCTCAAGATTGCTGTATTCTCACGAAAATGGCCTATTGGTACAACACCAGGAGGCATGGAACGCCACGCACATACTCTACACACCGCTCTAGCACGCCGTGGCCATCAAGTTCATGTCTTCACCTCTCCTAATCAACTTGGAGTAATTAGTACAACTTCTTCACCATATATCCATTGCCATGAAGGCGAACCGGGGCGTTGGCGATATAACAAAGCTTGGGAGCAATTTATGGAAGAGAACAAACGTGAACCCTTTGATGTGGTTCACTCGGAAAGTGTAGCACTTCCTCACTATATTGCAAGACAACTTCCAAACCTTGCTGTGTCATGGCATGGCATAGCACTTGAGAGCTTACAATCTGATATTTTCCAAGATTTGGCTCGAAGACCAAACGAGCCCATATCTCCAGCTTTCAACAATACTTTACAAGGGGTAGTCCCAAAGGTATTAAATGAAATAAGGTTCTTCAAGAGCTACGCACATCATGTTGCTATAAGTGATAGTTGTGGGGAAATGCTTAGGGATGTGTATCAAATTCCTAATAAGAGAGTCCATGTGATTCTCAATGGAGTTGATGAGGATGAGTTTGGAAAAGATTTGAGCTTAGGCCTTGAGTTCAGGTCTAGAATGGGTGTCCCTGGTAATGCAAGTTTAGTACTTGGTGTGGCTGGAAGATTGGTAAAAGACAAAGGTCATCCACTACTCTATGAAGCATTCACCAAACTGATTTCAAAGCACCCTGATGTGTATTTGATTGTTGCTGGGTCAGGACCATGGGAGCAAAGGTACAAAGATTTGGGGCCTCAAGTTCTGGTTTTGGGCTCTATGAGTCCATCACAATTGAAGGCTTTCTATAATGCCATTGATATATTTGTAAATCCCACACTTAGGCCTCAAGGGCTTGATCTAACTCTTATGGAGGCCATGATGAGTGGAAAGCCTGTAATGGCATCAAGGTTTCCTAGCATCAAAGGTACAATTGTTGTGGATGATGAATTTGGTTACATGTTTGCCCCAAATGTAGAGTCATTGTTAGAGGCACTTGAAGCAGTGGTGGAGGAAGGATCAGAGAGATTAGCACAGAGAGGACAGGCATGTCGTGAATATGCAACTTCCATGTTTACTGCACGAAAGATGGCATTGGCATATGAGAGGTTATTCCTTTGTATCAAAAACGAATCATTTTGTACCTATCCTTAG